One Blattabacterium cuenoti DNA window includes the following coding sequences:
- the ychF gene encoding redox-regulated ATPase YchF, translating into MKCGIVGLPNIGKSTLFNLLSNSNKALSENFPFCTIEPNYGITNVPDKRLYELKKIINPMKVIPYKIKIVDIAGLIKGSHKGDGLGNKFLSHIRETNVIIHMIRFFDDASVLHMEGSINPIRDKEILDLELQLKDFETIEKILKRNKNINNKSSMLLKKIISFLEKGKNIRMFPFKKNEKEYIKDLHLLTVKPVIYVCNVKNENEKENHSSMIKKIGEKEKSKTIVLSLKKESKKNYFINTESGINKLIKEAYKLLNLKTFFTIGKEEICGWAIPNNYTAYQASSIIHTDFKKGFLFAEVVHYKDFIQHESLEKAKKEGKMFLSGKNSILQDGDIIHFRFKK; encoded by the coding sequence ATGAAATGCGGAATTGTTGGGCTTCCAAATATCGGTAAATCAACACTTTTTAACCTACTTTCTAATTCTAATAAAGCTTTATCAGAAAATTTTCCTTTTTGTACCATAGAACCCAATTATGGAATTACAAATGTTCCAGATAAAAGATTATATGAACTAAAGAAAATTATTAATCCAATGAAAGTAATTCCATACAAAATAAAAATTGTAGATATTGCTGGATTAATTAAAGGATCACATAAAGGAGATGGATTAGGAAATAAATTTTTATCTCATATTCGGGAAACGAATGTCATTATTCATATGATCCGTTTTTTCGATGATGCAAGTGTTCTTCACATGGAGGGATCTATAAATCCCATTCGTGATAAAGAGATTCTAGATTTAGAATTACAGTTAAAAGATTTTGAAACAATAGAAAAAATCTTGAAAAGAAATAAAAATATAAATAATAAATCTTCAATGTTATTGAAAAAAATTATTTCTTTTTTAGAAAAAGGAAAAAATATTAGAATGTTTCCATTTAAAAAAAATGAAAAAGAATACATAAAAGATTTACATTTATTAACCGTAAAACCTGTTATTTATGTATGTAATGTAAAAAATGAAAATGAAAAAGAGAATCATTCTTCCATGATAAAAAAAATAGGAGAAAAAGAAAAATCGAAGACAATAGTTTTATCACTAAAAAAAGAATCCAAAAAGAATTATTTTATTAACACAGAATCTGGAATTAATAAGTTGATAAAAGAAGCATACAAACTGTTGAATTTAAAAACTTTTTTTACAATAGGAAAAGAAGAAATTTGCGGATGGGCTATTCCAAATAACTATACCGCTTACCAAGCTTCTTCTATCATTCATACAGATTTCAAAAAAGGATTTCTTTTTGCAGAAGTAGTTCATTATAAAGATTTTATTCAACATGAATCTTTAGAAAAAGCGAAAAAGGAAGGTAAAATGTTTTTATCAGGAAAAAATTCTATCCTTCAAGATGGAGATATCATTCATTTCCGATTCAAAAAGTGA
- a CDS encoding M42 family metallopeptidase has protein sequence MKEKNFYSISEVSMKFLEIYLNTFSPAGDENKGQEVWKKYISPYVEKIETDLYGTVVGIINPSSSYKLIIEAHADEISWYVNYITENGIIYVSRNGGSDHQIAPSKRVIIHTENGYVDGVFGWPAIHTRKSSDEKKPNIDNIFVDIGAFDKREVEKMGVHVGCLITYPDKFFLMNKNYFVCRALDNKIGGFIIAEVAKMIKKYRENFEFGLYFVNSVQEEIGLKGAKMISNAIKPNMVIVTDVTHDTSTPMVDKKVLGDIRCGKGPVIVYAPSIQKDLRELIIHTAKSKKIYFQRLVSSRSTGTDADAFAYSNKGVVSSLISIPLRYMHTTVEMVHKKDVEKTVQLIFETLKEINSKRKNKN, from the coding sequence ATGAAAGAAAAAAATTTTTATTCAATAAGTGAAGTTTCTATGAAATTTCTTGAAATCTATTTGAATACTTTCTCTCCAGCAGGAGATGAAAATAAAGGACAAGAAGTGTGGAAAAAATACATCAGTCCTTATGTAGAAAAAATAGAAACTGATTTATATGGAACAGTTGTAGGAATCATAAATCCGAGTTCTTCATATAAATTAATTATAGAAGCACATGCTGATGAAATCTCTTGGTATGTGAATTATATCACGGAAAATGGAATAATTTATGTCTCTCGTAATGGAGGATCAGATCATCAGATAGCTCCATCTAAACGAGTCATTATCCATACAGAAAATGGATATGTAGATGGAGTTTTTGGTTGGCCAGCTATTCATACAAGAAAATCTTCAGATGAAAAAAAACCTAATATTGATAATATATTTGTAGATATAGGAGCTTTTGATAAAAGAGAAGTAGAAAAAATGGGTGTTCATGTAGGTTGTCTGATTACTTATCCTGATAAATTTTTTCTTATGAATAAAAATTATTTTGTATGCAGAGCATTAGATAATAAAATAGGTGGATTTATAATTGCTGAAGTGGCAAAAATGATAAAGAAATATAGAGAAAATTTTGAATTTGGTTTGTATTTTGTGAATTCTGTTCAAGAAGAAATTGGTTTAAAAGGAGCTAAAATGATTTCTAATGCTATTAAACCTAATATGGTTATAGTTACGGATGTCACACATGATACTTCTACTCCTATGGTTGATAAAAAAGTACTAGGAGATATTAGATGTGGAAAAGGACCTGTTATTGTATATGCTCCTTCAATACAAAAAGACCTTAGAGAGCTTATTATACATACTGCTAAAAGTAAAAAAATATATTTTCAACGTTTAGTTTCATCTAGATCTACTGGAACAGATGCAGATGCTTTTGCTTATTCAAATAAGGGAGTTGTATCCTCTTTAATTTCTATTCCTCTTAGATATATGCACACTACAGTAGAAATGGTACACAAAAAAGACGTAGAGAAAACTGTACAATTAATTTTTGAAACTTTAAAAGAGATTAACTCAAAACGTAAAAATAAAAATTGA
- the dapF gene encoding diaminopimelate epimerase, with translation MKIDFLKFQGTGNDFILIDIRNNKIQEKNHFFMKKLCDRHFGIGADGIIFIQNDSKSDFYMKYYNSDGKESTMCGNGGRCAVSFSKKLKIPKGNEIYFRAVDGYHYGIIQNKDLVSLKLIDVNKNMIKVNSNHVFLNTGSPHHIFFVEKDIKKIDVYKKGRMIRFQKHYSKIGGVNVNFVKVLNSNTLEVRTYERGVENETLSCGTGVVASVIAAYEMERIQFKKNINSSSSGISNSFLVQTLGGKLWVSFKKIQNEYKEIYLTGSVQFIFEGCIIV, from the coding sequence ATGAAAATAGATTTTTTAAAGTTTCAAGGAACTGGAAATGATTTCATTTTGATAGATATTCGAAACAATAAAATACAGGAAAAAAATCATTTCTTTATGAAAAAATTGTGTGATAGACATTTTGGAATTGGCGCAGATGGAATCATTTTCATTCAAAATGATTCCAAAAGTGATTTTTATATGAAGTATTATAATTCTGACGGAAAAGAAAGTACAATGTGTGGGAATGGGGGGCGTTGTGCCGTTTCTTTTTCAAAGAAATTAAAAATTCCGAAAGGAAATGAAATCTATTTTAGAGCTGTAGATGGATATCATTATGGAATAATTCAAAATAAGGATTTAGTTTCATTGAAATTAATTGATGTAAATAAAAATATGATAAAAGTTAATTCTAATCATGTCTTTTTAAATACAGGATCTCCACATCATATTTTTTTTGTAGAAAAAGACATCAAAAAAATAGATGTTTACAAAAAAGGTAGAATGATACGATTTCAGAAGCATTATTCTAAAATAGGTGGGGTAAATGTTAATTTTGTAAAAGTACTTAATTCTAATACTTTAGAAGTTAGAACCTATGAAAGAGGTGTAGAAAACGAAACTTTATCCTGTGGAACTGGAGTTGTAGCATCTGTAATTGCAGCATATGAAATGGAGAGAATTCAGTTTAAAAAAAATATTAATAGTAGTAGCAGCGGGATATCTAATTCTTTTTTAGTACAGACTTTGGGAGGAAAATTATGGGTTTCATTTAAAAAAATACAGAATGAATATAAAGAAATTTATTTGACTGGTTCTGTTCAATTTATATTTGAAGGATGTATCATTGTTTGA
- a CDS encoding Do family serine endopeptidase codes for MKKIVFYILISSIISSLGSIAAYKKYAKSFLSPSYEVYPRKKRASSALVDSSGLPDFTRVVEKTIHAVVNVKNYSRNIGGVGGNNKLDPFDFFFGFPDDLEKGRIPQKNDFIGLHGSGVIISPDGYIVTNNHVIKHAEKIEITLNDQRSYRAKLMGTDPSTDIALLKINEKNLPFIYFSDSNQVKVGEWVLAIGNPFDLNSTVTAGIISAKNRSLGILRGENQAAIESFFQTDAAVNPGNSGGALVNTNGELIGINTAISSVTGNFIGYSFAAPSNLVGKVIQDIKKYGTVQRAFLGVKGMDLSKSEYLKAYNHKTHTNIKQQKGFLIGEVLPGSGAYNAGIQKGDIIKRIDGKSIQNIADLSFIVGTKHPGDQIKINILRNGKRKDFNVILRDRQGRKKIIRKEDMDPSELLGATFESIEKKKRKYLGIDYGIRVKEIKKSGRLSGIGIEEGDIILSLNGEKMEKPSDINSVLHSLLIKKHSGDVPVKYIKKNGEVYIVLFEID; via the coding sequence ATGAAGAAAATAGTTTTTTATATTTTGATTAGCAGTATTATAAGTTCATTGGGAAGTATCGCAGCATACAAAAAATATGCTAAATCCTTTCTTTCTCCTTCATATGAAGTTTATCCAAGGAAAAAACGGGCATCATCAGCATTAGTTGATTCTTCAGGATTACCTGATTTTACTAGAGTAGTAGAAAAAACAATCCATGCAGTAGTCAATGTAAAAAATTACTCTAGAAATATTGGAGGAGTTGGAGGAAACAATAAATTAGATCCATTCGACTTTTTTTTTGGATTTCCTGATGATTTAGAAAAAGGAAGAATTCCTCAAAAAAACGATTTTATTGGTCTTCATGGATCTGGAGTAATTATATCTCCTGATGGATACATTGTTACCAATAATCATGTTATTAAACATGCAGAAAAAATCGAGATTACTCTCAATGATCAAAGATCTTATAGAGCAAAACTAATGGGAACAGATCCTAGCACTGATATAGCATTGTTAAAAATAAATGAAAAAAATTTACCCTTTATTTATTTTTCTGATTCTAATCAAGTAAAAGTAGGAGAATGGGTTTTGGCTATAGGAAATCCTTTTGATTTGAATTCCACTGTTACTGCTGGAATTATAAGTGCAAAAAACAGAAGTTTGGGAATTTTAAGAGGAGAAAATCAAGCAGCTATAGAATCGTTTTTTCAAACGGATGCTGCAGTGAATCCTGGAAATAGTGGGGGTGCATTGGTAAACACAAATGGAGAATTAATTGGAATTAATACTGCTATCTCTTCAGTTACAGGAAATTTTATAGGATATAGTTTTGCCGCTCCTTCCAATTTAGTGGGAAAAGTAATACAAGATATAAAAAAATATGGAACTGTACAACGTGCCTTTTTAGGAGTCAAAGGAATGGATCTTTCTAAGTCTGAATATTTAAAAGCTTATAATCATAAAACGCATACAAACATAAAACAGCAAAAAGGGTTCTTAATTGGAGAAGTTCTTCCTGGAAGCGGAGCTTATAATGCAGGAATTCAAAAAGGAGATATTATCAAAAGGATAGACGGAAAGTCAATACAAAACATTGCTGATTTATCATTTATAGTTGGCACAAAACATCCAGGAGATCAAATCAAAATAAATATTCTCCGTAATGGAAAAAGAAAAGATTTTAACGTAATTCTAAGAGATAGACAAGGAAGAAAAAAGATTATAAGAAAAGAAGATATGGATCCATCTGAATTACTAGGTGCAACTTTTGAATCTATTGAAAAAAAAAAGAGAAAATATTTAGGAATTGATTATGGAATTCGAGTCAAAGAAATAAAAAAATCGGGTCGTTTGAGTGGTATTGGAATAGAAGAAGGAGATATTATCTTATCTCTCAATGGAGAAAAAATGGAAAAACCTAGCGATATAAATAGTGTATTACATAGTTTATTAATAAAAAAACATTCAGGAGATGTCCCCGTAAAATACATTAAAAAAAATGGTGAAGTTTATATAGTTCTATTTGAAATAGATTAG
- a CDS encoding LptF/LptG family permease, whose amino-acid sequence MKILDRYIILNVLVTFLFILIGGQILSVVIDITQRMHRLENNQGSIKEAVIRYYPYWSIWFANTFSPISVFLSVIFFTSRLTNNSEIIAILGSGISFKRMTIPYLISSSIIGMSSFTINHSFLPLANKKKNKFHYQYLLSSRYKNKYENNQTISTQISKNEYIFIRNFSRKKNIGDEFVYQKFNGKKLAYILKSKNIFWSKKNHIYILYDYSETYIKKNKDLFFRGIYMNKNFFLSPEELLPEEYIAETMTSSELKKFIEIEKKRGSKNINIHLNEYYQRISLPFSNFIFTLLGLSIASKKKKGGIEKNLVIGIILAFLYLFSIEFTKVYSTKDYLPPYLSVWIPNGIFGIITILLYWNRNRSLDF is encoded by the coding sequence CAGATTAGAAAACAATCAAGGATCAATTAAAGAAGCTGTAATCCGTTATTATCCATATTGGTCGATATGGTTTGCCAATACTTTTTCTCCCATTTCCGTTTTTTTATCCGTTATTTTTTTTACGTCAAGATTAACAAATAATTCAGAAATTATTGCTATTCTAGGAAGTGGAATTAGTTTTAAAAGAATGACCATCCCTTATTTGATCTCATCTTCCATTATAGGAATGAGTAGTTTTACAATTAATCATTCTTTTTTACCTTTAGCTAACAAAAAGAAAAATAAATTCCATTACCAATATTTGTTAAGTTCAAGATATAAGAATAAATATGAAAACAATCAGACGATCAGTACTCAAATATCTAAAAATGAATATATTTTTATTCGAAATTTTTCAAGAAAAAAAAATATAGGAGATGAATTTGTTTATCAAAAATTTAATGGAAAGAAACTGGCATATATTTTAAAGTCAAAAAATATATTTTGGTCAAAAAAAAATCATATATATATATTATATGATTATAGTGAAACCTATATAAAAAAAAATAAAGACCTATTTTTTAGAGGAATTTATATGAATAAAAATTTTTTTCTCTCTCCAGAAGAGCTTTTACCGGAAGAATATATAGCAGAAACAATGACCAGTTCTGAACTAAAAAAATTTATAGAAATAGAAAAAAAAAGAGGATCCAAAAATATAAATATTCATTTGAATGAATATTATCAAAGAATAAGTTTACCTTTTTCTAATTTTATATTTACTCTTTTAGGATTATCTATTGCATCAAAAAAGAAAAAAGGAGGAATAGAAAAAAATCTAGTAATTGGAATTATCTTAGCTTTTTTATATCTATTTTCCATAGAATTTACGAAAGTCTATTCCACAAAAGATTATTTACCTCCTTATTTATCTGTTTGGATCCCGAATGGAATTTTTGGAATAATCACAATTCTTCTTTATTGGAACAGGAACAGAAGTTTAGATTTCTAA